The region AGCTGCAGTTGGTGAACCCTATTCATGTCAGACGAAGTACCGATAAAAACAATCCAGAGGTCTTCGAGTTTTTTGGCGGATTTGCTTCAGTTGCGTTTGTCATGGATGGGCGTCTAGATAGGGCGCTGTTTTGTGTGCATAACAAGCCAACGACGAAAGTCGTTCAGGATACGGCTACGTCGTCGTTGTTGACCCCTTTGCTGTATAGCTTGCATCGAAAAGATGGGTTATCGAGTCTATATAAGTCAGTAAATACTTACTTCTCTAAGTCTGAGTTGAAGAGCCTATTTCCCGGGGGTGGGTTATCGCTATCCCGCATGGCAAAGCTTGCGGGAGTGGGTATTTCTCAGTGTCGCGCTAAGCCTGCTAGTAAGGACAAAATTGAAGCGCAAGGCACAATATTACAGGCCATCTTTGATGAAAATGATCTCGATTATTGAAGCGGAGTTGGCAGTGCTAAAAAATGCCGACGGGATAAAAGCGAGCGCTCAGAAAGACATCCTGGCATATGGCGCAAGTTTGCTAGCTAGATTGGCTGGTGGGGAGTTTGGGCCGCCGCCGGAGGATGAGATTGTCAACGTACTTTCCGAGTATGAAGCTGATTCAGTTCCGTGTGCTGAAGTTCTTGTTGCTCACTACGAGAGTATAAGGCGCGCTAGAAATGTTGAGGCGTGTATCGTGTCTTGCATGCTCTGTGCACAGCCTTCGCATAATTCCATTTATTTAGAAAAGCATGAGCGGATTACGGCGTGGGCGTTCCTAGCATGTCTTGCTCTTGATAAGGCCGATAAGGAGGCGAACCAAGGTGTAATTGAAGAAGGCGCACGTCGAATCCGGCTGATGACGACGCAGAAATATCAGTGGATGTACCAGGAACTGCCAGATTTCGATAAGTCAATTGAGGATACTCATAAAGCACTTACTGAGCTGATGGCGGGTCTGAGCGATGAGCTCAAAAAGGTCGAGGCTAACTCGGTTGGGTGTGAGTCCGTGAGTGGCAATGTATTTACTGCAGTTGAGGGCGCTAACCAGCTCCCGGCAATACCAAGATCTAGAAAGCAGTCCATTGGGCATGTCTGCTCTCTAGTGAAGCATTACTATAAGACGTTATGGCTTGAAGAGGAGGGGAGCGAGCCGGGAGAGTCGATAGATGACCGTAGCACAGTTGTTTCAGTTTCGTCGGCTGCTGGGCTCGACGATGGCGGTGTCAAGTTTCGCGAATGGCTCGAAAAAGGAACGCAGGCGCATGGAGCAATAGCTGGAGCGGAATTCGACCGTGACCGGCCCATAGGGGCAAAATATGTCGAACCAAGCTTAAATCATCCCGATAGTATAAATCGGTCGCGGGCTTTAATTCACTATAGAGCTAGTGCGATGGTGAATAGGATTGCGATGAGAAATATGGCTAATCCAAGTGATTGGGGTGTTCTTACGTGGTTCGAGGCCACGATATTTGCGCGCGCCGTCACCAATAAGTTAAATACAAGTAAGTCAGCGGTCCTCGGGTTATTTATGCTTTTGGCAGGGCGGTCAGCCGATAGGGTCAAATTGCTAATTCTGAATACTGGAGCGTCGAGCGCAAAGACGCAAAATGACCAGATTCTTTTTAGTGACGATCGCGTTGCTGTGGCGTTTTCGTTGAACCTGCCCGCTCCTGTCGGTGCAGTTGTAGCGAAGTCGTTATTGATGCAAGTAAAGAATACGCTTTTCCTGCGCCTGCCACACAGCTTACTGGAGCCGCTTCGGGATCTAACAACGATTTTACCTGAAGATTATGGTTCCGTTGAGAAGGACCTTAAGGGGTTAATAAAGGAGCTGAATGATCAATATGATCTACGGCTAACTATTCCCCGTCTGTGTGGCTTTTTGCGTAGCCAAATGAGGCGTCGGCTAGATGATCCGGCCGATGCATCGTTAATCTGCGGAGAAACGCCAGATCAGTGCCCCGCCTTATATTATTATGCTGTCGCGCCAGAGCGTGTTGTTAGTGAATATCGGGTGTGGGCTGATGAACTGATGGGCGCGGCCGGCATCGCCGGGATATATCCTTCTTGTATACCAAGTCAGGATCAATTAATTGGGAGTAATACCCAATTTGATCCAAAATATATTAAGAGTTTGTATAAGCATTTGGCTAGAGCAGTAACCCTCCTCAATAATATCAAAACAAAGGACTATAAGTTATTTCATAATAAATACATGCTATATGTCTATGAAGTTCTTAGCTTGGCGGTCGGGTATCGGGCTGTTGTTAGTCCGCTAGAAAACATAAAGGACTTTGACCTTTTTCGGCGTCTACTTTGGATAAGCGATAAAGAAAGCCACAACGGATTGGCCGCTAGAATAGTGCCCTTACCGGAAACCGCGGTAGAAGTAATAGGAGCTGCTATACGCCACATCGAAAGATTGGCTCAGTATTTAAGGCCCTATGAGCCTGAGATAGCCGCATACTTGTCTTTGTCAGTCTCCGGGGATAACCCATTTTTGTCGATGTTTGATCGTAGAGGGAAATTGGTGCCCCTTCGTCCGTCAATATTGACTAAGGTACTAAAGGACGCGTGGCCGTTCGCATTAAATTGGCAGCGCCATTTCATGCGGACACATCTACGAGACAAAAATGTGCCAGGGGACCTAGTAAATGCTTGGATGGGCCACTCGGAGTTTGGAGAAGAGGCGTTAGGTCCGTGGAGCGGCCTAAGTATCGCTGACTTAAGGCGATTAGAGTTGGTAATTCAAGAAATTCTGTCTGAATTAGATATTGAGGTCATTGAAGGCTGGCAGCGGTACAACTAGTCGTTGATTAATAATCTAGGCGAGGAATTTCAGTGTCTAAGATAAGTGGTCGAGAAATTAGATCCGATAACCGGCAAAAGCGAAAGGCAGGTATCAACCAAAAGGCAGACGAGTTAATTCTATCCACATTAAAGTCTCTGCTCTCATGTCCTGTTAACGAGCTACGCTACAAAGATGAGCTAGGTGAGCTTTTTGTATTAATCGATCAAAAGTTCTCTCTGATGGCCCATCGATCGCAAGCAAGAAATCACGTTATCCGACATGTTGAAGCTGGGAATCGTGATGGTAGGTGGTCTCTCCCTTTACCCAACCCGACTATAAAACTTAGAAGGCATGTACAGTCTAGAACCTTGATACGTCATCGTTATAGTGCTGAGGCCGTAAAAATCTCCAGTGCGCTCTTGTCGGCGGCTCGTAATCCAGTATTGTTCAGTAATCTCAATAGTGAGGAGCGTCTGCACTTAGTGTTACTTTCCGCAATATTTTTTGGTGGTCTAAATAATTCGAACGCGGTTCGGGGGCTCAGTCGCTTTCTGAGAGCCGGCGGTCGATCGGAAAAACTTTTGATTGACGGACAAGTTCAGCATTTCGTTTGTTTTACAATGACGAGTGACAGCATAGCTAACGCCTACGTTGATGGGAAACCTGAGTTGTGGCATCGATGGTATTGCGATCCAGTGAGCATGTGCATGATGTCCGGGTTCGATAAATGTGCGAAAGAACGCCCTGTTGGTCCGGGTGTCGGTAATATCCTACGTAATATCAATAAACTATTAAAGAAATTGGATGTTCCCGCGTGGTCAATAACGTCACTCGACGAGATGGTAATGTCTGGTGCCGCCGTTTCTGAGCAAATAGATAATGTAGATATGAGTGTTGCGCTCGTTGGCGTGGCATGCGGTAAAACGTTGACGACGAGTATACCGCCCGAGGCTTGGCTAGTAGCTATGCAGGCGCAATACTTCGTTAAAGATACCTATAATATTGGCTGTTCAACTCTCAAGATTGGTCGGGAACGAAAGCGCCAGGAATTCATAAGTCGGAAAAACATTTCCAATGAATTATACCTGCTTTCATCTGTTGTAAAGTTAACTGGCAAAAATTTAAAAAAAAGGACTGCGGCGCAAGCATTAAAAGGTCTTATGGCACTTGATGTTAATGAGTGGAGCGTTGCAGGCGAAGCGCTACGTGACTGGTACGTACATCATTTAACAGAAAGGTCGAACAGTCTGTCTACCGTCAGTCGATATCATAGCGAAATAGCAAAATACTGGTTTGATGGCAGCGCTAATAATGATTACTCAGATTTTGACTCTAATGATTGGGAAGATTTCTACGAAAGTATTCTTGAAAATTTTACTAAACCACTTAATCGAAGTTATAGGGCGGGAAGATTGCAAGATCTTCATGATTTTGGTGCGAAGCACTTTGGATTCAGTCCAGCAATAGTTGATGCTGCTGGGAGTGGCAATAAGCCAGCAAAATATGTGCATGCATCGTATATAAGCCATGAGTTGTATTTGTCTGTAAGGAAAGCACTTCAACGCACTGTTAATTTAAATCGGGATGAAAAGTTAAACATTGAGCTAATGGTTGTTCTTGCATATCGTCTAGGGCTGCGTATCAGCGAAATTTGTAAGTTACGGCTCTGTGATGTTGATGTCTCAGAGGAATGTTGGATATTTGTGCGAGAAAATATCTATGGCGATAACAAATCAAGTTCGAGCTTACGAAAAATTCCGGCGAGGGTGCTGATGTCGGGTAGTGAATGGAATATGTTCAAGGCTTACTTGGAAAAGCGTCGGTTGTATTCAGAGAGTTCTAAGGAGCTACTTTTTCATCCTGGTTTGGATAAATATAGCCCGTGGGATAAACGATTTGTATCAGACGTTGTTGGTGCCATTCTTAAAGATATTTCTGGACTTTCTGATCTTGTGTTTCACAGCTTTCGTCATACTGCGCTTTCAAATTTACAACTAGTCATCGAACGAGAGTGGGAGGTTGCTGCTGGATTTATGTGTATTCAACCTGATCAACTTAAAGCAATATACGCAGCTATTGTCGGAAGTGATAATGAGAATTTGCGGCGATACTGGGCATTGGCTTGTTTCGCAGGGCATAATTCTCCGTCGATTACCTTTCAATGCTATTTTCATTTTTCTGACTTGTTAATTGGGTTGAAGCTTTCTAAAGCTAATCATAGCCTTACTAAAGATCAACTCGTTTCATTCGCAGGCTTGAGTAGAAATACGATTACAAGGAAGATGAAGAAATTTTCCGAAGATATAAATAAAATATCCTCGGATATAGCTATGCCAGTGAGTAATGTTGGATCTAATCTTGTTAATAATGAAATACAACCTACGCTAAATGAGCGTGCTAAGTATTATAGCCTGTCTACTGCCGCGATTAGCCATGATATGGTCTACAAAATACTTGAAGAGTACCAAAACGGAGTGTCAGAGGCTGTTCTCTCGCACAAATATGGACTGGGCGAAGAACAATTAAGTCGTTGGATTGGTAATGGAAGATTGTTGGCTGATATTAAAACCCGTAAAGGTAAGCCCCGACTTATTTCTAAAGAACGAGCAAGCACACCGAGAAGTAATGCCGCAATACTTCCCTCTCGCCTAACGTCAAAATCTGAAATGGAGGATGCAAAATATGTAATTGAGCTACTACGTAAAGAATTTGTCAGTGATAAGAAAAGCTACTTAGCATTGATTGATTTTTACTTGCGTCATGTGAACACATCAAACTCAGGCATAAACATAACGAAGCCGAGGGCGTTATTGAGATTCGTTAGACGTCTTGATACGGCCAACATAATTCCCTTGAGTCGGTGGGCTGTCACAATAAATTGCCCAGCACTAGCTGAATTG is a window of Zhongshania aliphaticivorans DNA encoding:
- a CDS encoding tyrosine-type recombinase/integrase — protein: MSKISGREIRSDNRQKRKAGINQKADELILSTLKSLLSCPVNELRYKDELGELFVLIDQKFSLMAHRSQARNHVIRHVEAGNRDGRWSLPLPNPTIKLRRHVQSRTLIRHRYSAEAVKISSALLSAARNPVLFSNLNSEERLHLVLLSAIFFGGLNNSNAVRGLSRFLRAGGRSEKLLIDGQVQHFVCFTMTSDSIANAYVDGKPELWHRWYCDPVSMCMMSGFDKCAKERPVGPGVGNILRNINKLLKKLDVPAWSITSLDEMVMSGAAVSEQIDNVDMSVALVGVACGKTLTTSIPPEAWLVAMQAQYFVKDTYNIGCSTLKIGRERKRQEFISRKNISNELYLLSSVVKLTGKNLKKRTAAQALKGLMALDVNEWSVAGEALRDWYVHHLTERSNSLSTVSRYHSEIAKYWFDGSANNDYSDFDSNDWEDFYESILENFTKPLNRSYRAGRLQDLHDFGAKHFGFSPAIVDAAGSGNKPAKYVHASYISHELYLSVRKALQRTVNLNRDEKLNIELMVVLAYRLGLRISEICKLRLCDVDVSEECWIFVRENIYGDNKSSSSLRKIPARVLMSGSEWNMFKAYLEKRRLYSESSKELLFHPGLDKYSPWDKRFVSDVVGAILKDISGLSDLVFHSFRHTALSNLQLVIEREWEVAAGFMCIQPDQLKAIYAAIVGSDNENLRRYWALACFAGHNSPSITFQCYFHFSDLLIGLKLSKANHSLTKDQLVSFAGLSRNTITRKMKKFSEDINKISSDIAMPVSNVGSNLVNNEIQPTLNERAKYYSLSTAAISHDMVYKILEEYQNGVSEAVLSHKYGLGEEQLSRWIGNGRLLADIKTRKGKPRLISKERASTPRSNAAILPSRLTSKSEMEDAKYVIELLRKEFVSDKKSYLALIDFYLRHVNTSNSGINITKPRALLRFVRRLDTANIIPLSRWAVTINCPALAELTDGWDEVQRLPVKSISINPIAATLTTSYLRLTHPDEDQLISGPNNFRKFSARTLRYVFHMIAIMQFDESFF